ATAAGTTATATTATTTAAGCATTAACTTTGTTGTAAGTTTGTGTACTTTGTTCTCACAACAACCCAACCGGGGCAGcgctctcacagcgagtggcgttaagTTGTGGACCTTTTGAGACCGTCTTCAGCTTTACATTTTATGGGAATTTTATTACTACtgaagataaatataccagtatcgtatttatggtattgtattgaattctggtatcgggtatcatgatatttatggcaggtatgtatagaagttataattttgcgtggatgtggtgtggcgacaaaaaaaagaagtaacctgcaccccacccccccctgtcacctttttcaccccagtttgcaggtatgtatgtaattatatatgtacgtatataaaacacaatatatgtGATGTACGTACTTGGTAGGAAACCCTGTTATACAGATGCTTCGTCAGCTCAGGTCGCTGATGAAACTCCACCATTGTATTCCTGTTCGTCTGTCTGTTGTAAATAAAGCTTTGGCAGATCGCGTGCGGGGTCGTTCTGGAAGGAGCTGTAGCAACACTACCTACTCTAAAAACGGATACTTTTGAAGACACCGAGTTGTACTTATTTTTGTATATCTATATCCCATATTGTGGGTAACGAGTAACTGGCAACATGGCAGAAAGTGACTGGGACACCGTGACAGTCTTGAGGAAGAAGGGGCCGTCTGCTTCTCAGGCCAAATCCAAGCAGGTTAGCACGAGCGCCCCACTTTGTCTGTGTGCGACTTGCTTCCGAGAAAACCCTCAGCGGTGGATCCTCTGGACGATCCTGGTTTCAGGTCACAGGGAACACTCGAGTCGACGGCTCGTGCGGAGTGCACGTGTTAAAGCCTTGCTTTCGACACGTGGTGTGATGGGGCTGACTCGACACCCTCATGCGTCGTGGTTTACTTTGAGCTCGTAACAATAACAACAGTAGACACGTAGCGTTATACACATACTTATCATTCACTTAAGAGTCTCTTCGGCAAAACTAAACTTCACACAGGCCTGATGAATGTTTGCCAAGTCGGGGGATGACGCCAAGTCAGTTAGCGACGTTAACTTTAGCGCCTGTTTCAATAGATGACGGTGACTAAAATAGCTACtagctagctagcgttagcaaGCTAACCTGGAAATATACATGGCTACACCTAACATTGCGCATAACTACCGCCACGCCAGAACTACATGTATGCTCTTATGTATAAATAACGTTATAGTTTAGGTTATGCCTGGTTATCAACGTCAATTGAACACCCACTATTCGGCTGTAAATACCCGTAAAGGTTACAGATGAATCATCACACACCCCACTGTATTGTAATAGTTGTTCTCGTGTAACATCTGCATACGAGATTATTTGCTTCCGGTTAGTCCTGGTAAAAGAAATGTTATTGGAAAGACGAGCAACACCCTCATTGGTAAAGTTGTTGTGTTCAAGGCAGTCTTCGGGTTGATTCATGCGTCATACCCAGAGAGAGACGCAGATGAGCTACTTACTAAATATCAGTTCGTTTCATGATTCATAATAATACGACAAAAGCTGAATACAGCCTGGTCACAATGCAACCTACTGTCAATGAATCTGGACTATTTtttgaaatgtaatatttttaaCATGTCCATCTTTCTCTAGGCAATCGCCTCTGCGCAGAGACGTGGGGACGACATTGAGACATCCAAAAAATGTAAACTCATACTTCCTGTACAGAATGTGTAATTGCCCAATTAGTAACGCTGGAGGAAGAACCTCTGCTTGTGCACGTGCTGTGATTGCGGTGCTGTTGCACGCGTCCCACCCTGGATGATGGCCTTCGTTACTCTGCTGCTCGTCACACAGGGTCTGCCGGGCAGAACAAACAGCATCTGGTCACAAAGAACACATCCAAGCTGGACCGCGAGACAGAGGAGCTGCACCATGACAGGGTTCCCCATGAGGTGGGGAAGTACATCCAGCAAGGCAGACAGGATAAAGACATGACCCAGAAAGACCTGGCCACTGTGAGTTTACACTTATCCGGTATTGACATGCAAAATGTATTAGTTGGTACAACTGCTTGAAAAGATGCCGTGGTCAGGATTTGAAAAATcttgtttaccttttttatatatgttgGTGGATCTGAAGTGTGCTTGCACAAAGTGATAAACACAggatattaaccctcctgttggcttagggtcattttgattaaatattacaccctcccgccgccttagggtcattttgacccgattcaatgtttcaccctcctgttacctttatatttactaacatattttaccctttgggttcaatttgacgccagcaattaaaacctccagaaaattattagaattaatattgttttccaagtttaagtgtgaggcactttatgtttgtttgttgactaccgaaagaacaccgacattaaacattgaattaaccctaaggcggcaggagggtgtaatattgattcgggtcaaattgaccctaaggcaacacaagggttaagatgaaGCTAATCAATAACTGAGAAACGCATAGTCTTGTATTGTGATAACTTAACCACATTGACCAGCCACATTCGGCATAACACCATCGAGTGTGTCGTGTCAACACCGTAGGATGTAAACAGCCAGACACCGGGGAGATCTGTGAGACACTGCCTCTCATGAATACAGTATCTCAGTGAGGACGGGTACAAAAgtaacagtcatttaaaacatgttgatGTCAGTGTTATGCTATTGTGTAAACAAATGCAGCCCGTAATTATGTATCCAGCGACAGGAAGTGTTTTGCATGCTCGAGTAGGTTTTCTGGCTTGTGTTCCGACACAATTATAAATGATTCATTtctaatcttttcctccagaaaATTAATGAGAAGCCTCAGGTCATTGCAGACTACGAGTGTGGGAAAGCGATTCCCAACAACCAGGTCATGGGCAAGATAGAGAGAGTGCTCGGTAAGAAAACGCTTCGATCAAATCTGCTCCATgtactatagagcgtattcactcacgtgaccacgaCAACCTCTGGCgcccatgttggggtcccaccacggcattgttttgctttattttatgccgctcttcccttagaaatgaccattatatcctgaaggagacacaatttcagttcaaagcggtgtgccttgtgattatggttctgtgcctcactgttggatgtgggacaaatgattcagaatatgggtttatcagctcaacaagaggctattacttcaacttgtcatgcatctactccggcttcactcggcgtctgagcgttacgactgttctcatgtgtttctgttgatacatcgggttgtgggcacgtttccgtTGACActctctcgtcaataatctctttttgcttttttcgccgagcgaaaatcaatgtttcacttgcgcaaaaggaactgtggatggaaacttgggaggaagccatgaacatggtaactccgtcgggcgatgtctgcctttactctgtgattcatttcacggtaaaataaaacactggctccatgggaacagcatcagcacggccaccaaacagtcactgctggtcctgaaggagctggaagcggcttcatcagacactcgtcctggaggcggagctgtgactacggatcatatatgaacccagacacggggcgcttgatgttcccacatttgtggtatttccacaacaagtataacgcagaaatagtagttaatgtcccatggtcgatagcggaaatgaaaactgtttgacaggaatgtgaccgggctatgtgctggtaactaggggtaactagcgaattaaccacaaagtgttgagcga
The window above is part of the Pseudoliparis swirei isolate HS2019 ecotype Mariana Trench chromosome 15, NWPU_hadal_v1, whole genome shotgun sequence genome. Proteins encoded here:
- the edf1 gene encoding endothelial differentiation-related factor 1 homolog; translated protein: MAESDWDTVTVLRKKGPSASQAKSKQAIASAQRRGDDIETSKKWSAGQNKQHLVTKNTSKLDRETEELHHDRVPHEVGKYIQQGRQDKDMTQKDLATKINEKPQVIADYECGKAIPNNQVMGKIERVLGLKLRGKDIGLPLEAKPKKK